One window of the Betta splendens chromosome 21, fBetSpl5.4, whole genome shotgun sequence genome contains the following:
- the frmpd4 gene encoding FERM and PDZ domain-containing protein 4 isoform X4, with protein MEADDNELGIFTVIHHRTKSSGWPPPSGTWSGSQGPPNGWDMGTSREGRDCYINHVSQSSSLEEIRLDGDKFVPPAPRKVEMRRDPVLGFGFVAGSEKPVVVRSVTPGGPSEGKLIPGDEIIMINDEPVSSAPRERVIDLVRYANTPRSCKESIVLTVVQPYPSPKSAFISAAKKAKLKTNPVKVRFAEEVIINGQVPETVKDNSLLFMPNVLKVYLENGQTKSFKFDSNTSIKDVILTLQEKLSIKSIEHFSLMLEQRSEGSASKLMLLHEQEMLTQVTQRPGSHKMKCFFRITFVPKDPVELLRRDAIAFEYLYVQSCNDVVLERFGSELKYDTALRLAALQMYILTINTKQSQKVSLKYIEKEWGLALFLPPAVLSSMKEKNIKKALTHILKTNQNLVPPGKKLTALQAKVHYLKYLSDLRLYGGRVFKSTLVQGEKHTEVTLLVGPRYGISHVINTKTNLVALLADFSHVNRIEMYTEDENRVRVELHVLDVKPITLLMESVDAMNLACLTAGYYRLLVDSRRSIFNVAKNTESHAARVKQNYQSIECTYSTPHKGCEDRSIQRCSQDYSDQECEYLDHGRCEGQPVYVTEIHQPQHTVHMAERVECCRAPCSQTYLNVPRPRPQESSRSAKVSFIFGDPPLDSVNPQNLGYQRLMDESPEILDNHSSMYRRLEDDYRMMDAIEDGDGYPYATKIFGPAECIEEPLLHDICYAETTDEAEDEDDISCEEDMVMSDIDKPMLLSLSGSSDDIIDLTSLPPPPEGNDEEDNDVLLHSLNLAIAAPPPGFRDSSDEEEQQGAGPRAQGVRNDIPVSLIDSVPTHRAEGHGEPLDDAVVSTLQALEALAASEEQSPAQSESSTGVELSRAFSPDSSDSGNETNSSEMTESSELACAQRHSENLRMYVAMTEGYHAMNEEKTEVAASRNGGARAMPYNPQEHQEETKSSAATSSQMFHSDGGEMEPETMEIKSVSEFFTKLHMGSVMNRQRGKQKEAEGKSQGDACESSDRSQVIAQDTTKEDPPHLVGKYNAFTVRDSYYMNQLDLGRTHYKDRHQKWQQRAAGNKMAENLSAECVNESQASHADRLTLKGEKKDSDERSQQLNAQFRSPSKAPIPAEGDAASQDNEQPQMKIPQSEHDVTRLYDYHVSKRMSSIQSEGVHSLQSSQCSSIDAGCSTGSSSCVTPMDSPLCATDNMHVLSESSLRGLGYVTAEEKSYGAPGQAKAAHPMDPTLLRKIHAATSAEPGFTIPRDGSHRMPKIKETTGKTKHVACTQLKKVEKESSLALYNETSTTTTTMSPSSLRSSTEPSRLTLACSETDPHALAFPSSGSSCEPTTGSLRKPHRVRMLRRSWSTTMPGSRSLEALIEKTKATLTGRSSGQNLQSHDEPESQREYSIKSLPKSLSQGLLSSNSSAEELLRGASALLPEPAVPKLAVRRCHRPFSHCFHRRKTNTDGDNDGRDMPSHTLFSVSTVSFCPMERQKADCKVKMTTDVNDSSLKARLDHVNSMKGKTYSLHTGFALAQKDALEIVDVLRSSVGRLARRERSEVNKGDMETFSQLLLMQAKLLSNSCSQMAVEYSSPEELLLTLTHSFHTLCCLTQACMSLMEGLSTDRERRKLVAKVDEIVMNYVCLLKAAEAAAGSSPSDQSVNALTHHSATISTITSSLTHSLKTLLTK; from the exons ATGGAAGCGGACGACAATGAACTCGGTATCTTCACTGTGATTCA CCACAGGACCAAATCCTCAGGCTGGCCTCCGCCTTCAGGGACCTGGAGCGGTTCACAGGGACCCCCAAATGGATGGGACATGGGCACCAGTAGAGAGGGGCGTGACTGCTACATCAA TCACGTCTCCCAGAGCAGCTCCTTGGAGGAGATTCGGCTGGACGGGGACAAGTTTGTGCCACCAGCTCCCCGGAAGGTGGAGATGAGAAGAGACCCAGTGCTTGGCTTTGGCTTTGTGGCAGGCAGTGAGAAACCTGTGGTAGTTCGCTCAGTGACACCAG GGGGTCCTTCAGAAGGCAAGCTCATCCCAGGAGACGAGATCATCATGATTAATGATGAGCCAGTCAGTTCAGCGCCCAGGGAGAGGGTTATTGACCTTGTCAGGTATGCTAACACACCAAG GAGCTGCAAGGAGTCGATTGTGTTGACAGTTGTACAGCCGTACCCA TCACCCAAGTCGGCATTCATCAGCGCAGCCAAAAAGGCCAAGTTAAAGACTAATCCTGTTAAAGTCCGCTTCGCTGAAGAGGTCATCATCAACGGCCAAGTCCCT GAAACTGTGAAGGACAACTCCCTTCTTTTTATGCCAAATGTCCTGAAGGTGTATCTGGAGAATGGGCAGACTAAATCATTTAAATTCGACAGCAACACATCTATAAAG GATGTCATTTTGACCCTGCAAGAAAAGCTTTCCATTAAGAGCATTGAGCATTTTTCTctgatgctggagcagagaTCTGAGGGATCTGCCAGCAAACTCATGCTCCTGCATGAGCAAGAGATGCTGACTCAG GTGACACAGAGGCCAGGGTCGCACAAGATGAAGTGTTTTTTTCGCATCACATTTGTCCCAAAGGATCCGGTGGAGCTGCTCAGGAGAGACGCAATAGCATTTGAGTACCTCTATGTTCAG AGCTGTAATGATGTGGTACTGGAGAGATTTGGGTCAGAGCTTAAATACGACACGGCCCTCCGTCTGGCTGCCCTGCAAATGTATATTCTAACCATCAACACCAAACAGTCACAGAAAGTTTCCCTGAAGTATATAGA GAAGGAGTGGGGTTTGGCCTTGTTCCTGCCTCCTGCAGTGCTTTCCAGCATGAAAGAGAAGAACATCAAAAAAGCCCTTACTCACATCCTTAAAACCAACCAGAACCTAGTGCCACCTGGTAAAAAG CTGACTGCTTTGCAGGCAAAGGTGCATTATCTGAAGTATCTCAGTGACTTAAGACTGTATGGAGGACGAGTGTTTAAATCAACACTAGTT CAAGGCGAGAAGCACACTGAAGTGACTTTGCTGGTGGGCCCAAGATACGGCATTAGTCACGTGATTAACACCAAAACTAACCTGGTGGCACTTCTGGCTGATTTCAGTCATGTCAATCGCATTGAGATGTATACAGAGGACGAGAACAGAGTTAGAGTTGAACTTCACGTCCTGGATGTAAAG CCCATCACTCTCTTAATGGAGTCTGTTGATGCAATGAATCTGGCCTGTTTGACTGCTGGCTACTATAGATTACTGGTGGACTCCAGGCGCTCCATCTTCAATGTGGCCAAAAACACAGAAA GCCACGCAGCACGAGTAAAGCAGAACTACCAGAGCATTGAGTGCACATATAGCACACCCCATAAGGGATGTGAAGACAGAAGCATACAGCGTTGTAGTCAAGATTATTCTGACCAAGAATGTGAATACCTTGACCATGGCAGATGTGAAGGCCAACCAGTTTATGTTACTGAGATCCACCAACCCCAGCACACAGTCCACATGGCAGAAAGGGTGGAGTGCTGCAGAGCCCCTTGCTCCCAAACTTACCTCAATGTTCCAAGGCCCAGACCCCAAGAATCCTCCAGGAGTGCAAAGGTCTCCTTTATATTTGGAGATCCTCCCTTGGACAGTGTAAACCCTCAAAATCTGGGTTACCAGAGACTCATGGATGAAAGCCCAGAGATTCTAGACAATCACAGTTCCATGTACAGGCGTCTTGAGGACGACTATAGGATGATGGATGCCATAGAAGATGGGGATGGGTATCCGTACGCCACAAAAATCTTTGGCCCTGCTGAGTGCATcgaggagccgctgctgcaTGATATCTGTTATGCAGAGACAACAGATGaggcagaggatgaggatgacatAAGCTGTGAGGAGGACATGGTGATGAGTGACATTGACAAGCCTATGTTGCTCTCGCTCTCTGGGTCCAGTGATGACATCATAGACTTgacctcccttcctcctccaccagaggGTAACGATGAGGAGGACAATGATGTTCTGCTGCACTCTCTTAACTTGGCCatagctgctcctcctcctggcttcagGGACAGCTccgatgaggaggagcagcagggggcaggaCCTCGGGCCCAGGGGGTTCGCAATGACATCCCAGTGTCTCTTATTGACTCCGTGCCCACCCACCGGGCGGAGGGCCACGGGGAGCCTCTGGACGATGCAGTGGTGTCCACCTTACAGGCACTCGAAGCCCTCGCTGCATCGGAGGAACAAAGTCCGGCACAGTCAGAGAGTAGCACAG GTGTAGAGTTATCGCGAGCATTTAGTCCCGACTCCTCAGATTCTGGCAACGAGACAAACTCTTCTGAGATGACAGAGAGTTCAGAACTGGCTTGCGCACAGAGACACTCAGAAAACCTGAGGATGTACGTAGCCATGACAGAGGGATACCATGCCATGAACGAGGAAAAGACAGAGGTGGCTGCATCTAGAAATGGGGGAGCGAGAGCTATGCCATACAACCCCCAGGAGCATCAGGAGGAGACAAAGTCgtctgctgccacctcctcccAGATGTTTCACTCAGACGGTGGTgagatggagccagagactATGGAAATAAAATCAGTGAGTGAGTTCTTCACTAAGTTGCACATGGGTTCAGTGATGAACAGACAGAGGGGAAAACAGAAGGAAGCAGAGGGCAAAAGCCAAGGAGATGCCTGTGAATCCTCTGACAGGTCCCAAGTAATTGCTCAAGACACCACCAAAGAGGACCCCCCTCATCTGGTTGGGAAGTACAATGCTTTCACTGTGAGAGATTCCTATTACATGAATCAGCTCGATCTGGGGCGAACTCACTATAAAGACCGGCATCAAAAATGGCAGCAGAGAGCGGCTGGAAACAAAATGGCAGAGAATCTCTCTGCAGAATGTGTGAATGAGTCACAGGCTTCCCACGCAGACAGGTTGACACtaaagggagagaaaaaggacTCTGATGAAAGGAGCCAACAGTTAAATGCCCAATTCCGCTCGCCGTCTAAAGCACCCATCCCCGCAGAGGGCGACGCCGCTTCACAGGATAATGAGCAGCCCCAAATGAAGATTCCACAATCCGAGCACGATGTCACACGCTTATACGACTACCATGTAAGCAAGCGCATGTCATCGATACAGAGCGAAGGCGTTCATTCTCTGCAGAGTTCACAGTGTTCCTCCATCGATGCCGGTTGtagcacaggcagcagcagctgtgtcacGCCCATGGATTCTCCCCTGTGTGCCACAGATAATATGCATGTACTGTCCGAGTCCTCACTCAGAGGCCTCGGTTATGTAACTGCTGAGGAGAAATCTTACGGGGCACCGGGCCAAGCGAAAGCTGCCCATCCCATGGACCCCACCCTGCTGAGGAAGATTCACGCAGCTACCAGCGCCGAGCCTGGCTTCACGATCCCACGGGATGGCAGCCACAGGATgcccaaaataaaagaaacgaCAGGTAAAACTAAACA TGTAGCTTGCACACAGCTGAAGAAGGTTGAAAAAGAGTCATCTTTAGCTCTCTATAATGAGACCAGTACCACCACCACAACCATGTCACCTTCATCCTTACGAAGTAGCACAGAGCCCAGTAGGCTAACACTGGCCTGCTCTGAGACCGACCCACACGCCCTGGCTTTCCCGTCAAGTGGATCATCATGTGAACCTACAACCGGCAGCCTCAGGAAGCCACACAGGGTCCGGATGctcagaaggagctggagcacCACGATGCCAGGTTCCAGGAGCTTAGAAGCACTAATAGAGAAAACCAAAGCCACACTTACAGGAAGGAGCAGTGGTCAGAATTTGCAGTCTCATGATGAGCCAGAATCGCAGAGGGAATACTCTATCAAATCCTTGCCCAAGAGCTTGTCCCAGGGTTTACTAAGCTCTAATTCATCTGCTGAAGAGCTACTGAGAGGAGCCTCCGCATTGCTTCCAGAGCCAGCGGTACCAAAGTTGGCTGTGCGGAGGTGCCACAGGCCGTTCAGTCATTGCTTCCAcaggagaaagacaaacacagatggTGATAATGACGGCAGAGATATGCCCTCACACACATTGTTCTCTGTCAGCACTGTTTCATTCTGTCCAATGGAAAGGCAGAAAGCTGACTGTAAAGTAAAAATGACCACTGATGTGAATGACTCCAGCCTCAAAGCAAGGCTAGACCATGTAAATTCGATGAAGGGAAAAACATACAGCCTCCACACAGGGTTTGCACTTGCACAGAAGGATGCTTTAGAGATAGTCGACGTGCTGCGTTCCAGCGTTGGGCGCTTGGCCAGGCgcgagaggtcagaggtcaacaagGGTGACATGGAAACGTTCTCTCAGCTGCTTTTGATGCAGGCCAAACTACTAAGCAACTCCTGCAGTCAGATGGCCGTGGAGTACAGCAGCCCCGAGGAGTTGCTGCTTACTCTGACGCACAGCTTTCACACGCTCTGCTGCTTAACACAAGCCTGCATGTCATTAATGGAAGGCCTGAGCACTGACAGAGAGCGGCGCAAACTGGTGGCCAAGGTGGATGAGATCGTCATGAACTACGTGTGTCTACTGAAAGCGGCCgaggcagctgcaggaagctccCCTAGTGACCAAAGTGTGAATGCATTGACACATCACTCGGCCACCATTTCTACTATTACAAGCTCACTAACTCACTCACTGAAAACATTGCTCACCAAATAA
- the frmpd4 gene encoding FERM and PDZ domain-containing protein 4 isoform X7, whose amino-acid sequence MDVFSFVKMPKLSGHRTKSSGWPPPSGTWSGSQGPPNGWDMGTSREGRDCYINHVSQSSSLEEIRLDGDKFVPPAPRKVEMRRDPVLGFGFVAGSEKPVVVRSVTPGGPSEGKLIPGDEIIMINDEPVSSAPRERVIDLVRSCKESIVLTVVQPYPSPKSAFISAAKKAKLKTNPVKVRFAEEVIINGQVPETVKDNSLLFMPNVLKVYLENGQTKSFKFDSNTSIKDVILTLQEKLSIKSIEHFSLMLEQRSEGSASKLMLLHEQEMLTQVTQRPGSHKMKCFFRITFVPKDPVELLRRDAIAFEYLYVQSCNDVVLERFGSELKYDTALRLAALQMYILTINTKQSQKVSLKYIEKEWGLALFLPPAVLSSMKEKNIKKALTHILKTNQNLVPPGKKLTALQAKVHYLKYLSDLRLYGGRVFKSTLVQGEKHTEVTLLVGPRYGISHVINTKTNLVALLADFSHVNRIEMYTEDENRVRVELHVLDVKPITLLMESVDAMNLACLTAGYYRLLVDSRRSIFNVAKNTESHAARVKQNYQSIECTYSTPHKGCEDRSIQRCSQDYSDQECEYLDHGRCEGQPVYVTEIHQPQHTVHMAERVECCRAPCSQTYLNVPRPRPQESSRSAKVSFIFGDPPLDSVNPQNLGYQRLMDESPEILDNHSSMYRRLEDDYRMMDAIEDGDGYPYATKIFGPAECIEEPLLHDICYAETTDEAEDEDDISCEEDMVMSDIDKPMLLSLSGSSDDIIDLTSLPPPPEGNDEEDNDVLLHSLNLAIAAPPPGFRDSSDEEEQQGAGPRAQGVRNDIPVSLIDSVPTHRAEGHGEPLDDAVVSTLQALEALAASEEQSPAQSESSTGVELSRAFSPDSSDSGNETNSSEMTESSELACAQRHSENLRMYVAMTEGYHAMNEEKTEVAASRNGGARAMPYNPQEHQEETKSSAATSSQMFHSDGGEMEPETMEIKSVSEFFTKLHMGSVMNRQRGKQKEAEGKSQGDACESSDRSQVIAQDTTKEDPPHLVGKYNAFTVRDSYYMNQLDLGRTHYKDRHQKWQQRAAGNKMAENLSAECVNESQASHADRLTLKGEKKDSDERSQQLNAQFRSPSKAPIPAEGDAASQDNEQPQMKIPQSEHDVTRLYDYHVSKRMSSIQSEGVHSLQSSQCSSIDAGCSTGSSSCVTPMDSPLCATDNMHVLSESSLRGLGYVTAEEKSYGAPGQAKAAHPMDPTLLRKIHAATSAEPGFTIPRDGSHRMPKIKETTGKTKHVACTQLKKVEKESSLALYNETSTTTTTMSPSSLRSSTEPSRLTLACSETDPHALAFPSSGSSCEPTTGSLRKPHRVRMLRRSWSTTMPGSRSLEALIEKTKATLTGRSSGQNLQSHDEPESQREYSIKSLPKSLSQGLLSSNSSAEELLRGASALLPEPAVPKLAVRRCHRPFSHCFHRRKTNTDGDNDGRDMPSHTLFSVSTVSFCPMERQKADCKVKMTTDVNDSSLKARLDHVNSMKGKTYSLHTGFALAQKDALEIVDVLRSSVGRLARRERSEVNKGDMETFSQLLLMQAKLLSNSCSQMAVEYSSPEELLLTLTHSFHTLCCLTQACMSLMEGLSTDRERRKLVAKVDEIVMNYVCLLKAAEAAAGSSPSDQSVNALTHHSATISTITSSLTHSLKTLLTK is encoded by the exons ATGGATGTGTTCAGCTTTGTGAAGATGCCAAAGCTGTCAGG CCACAGGACCAAATCCTCAGGCTGGCCTCCGCCTTCAGGGACCTGGAGCGGTTCACAGGGACCCCCAAATGGATGGGACATGGGCACCAGTAGAGAGGGGCGTGACTGCTACATCAA TCACGTCTCCCAGAGCAGCTCCTTGGAGGAGATTCGGCTGGACGGGGACAAGTTTGTGCCACCAGCTCCCCGGAAGGTGGAGATGAGAAGAGACCCAGTGCTTGGCTTTGGCTTTGTGGCAGGCAGTGAGAAACCTGTGGTAGTTCGCTCAGTGACACCAG GGGGTCCTTCAGAAGGCAAGCTCATCCCAGGAGACGAGATCATCATGATTAATGATGAGCCAGTCAGTTCAGCGCCCAGGGAGAGGGTTATTGACCTTGTCAG GAGCTGCAAGGAGTCGATTGTGTTGACAGTTGTACAGCCGTACCCA TCACCCAAGTCGGCATTCATCAGCGCAGCCAAAAAGGCCAAGTTAAAGACTAATCCTGTTAAAGTCCGCTTCGCTGAAGAGGTCATCATCAACGGCCAAGTCCCT GAAACTGTGAAGGACAACTCCCTTCTTTTTATGCCAAATGTCCTGAAGGTGTATCTGGAGAATGGGCAGACTAAATCATTTAAATTCGACAGCAACACATCTATAAAG GATGTCATTTTGACCCTGCAAGAAAAGCTTTCCATTAAGAGCATTGAGCATTTTTCTctgatgctggagcagagaTCTGAGGGATCTGCCAGCAAACTCATGCTCCTGCATGAGCAAGAGATGCTGACTCAG GTGACACAGAGGCCAGGGTCGCACAAGATGAAGTGTTTTTTTCGCATCACATTTGTCCCAAAGGATCCGGTGGAGCTGCTCAGGAGAGACGCAATAGCATTTGAGTACCTCTATGTTCAG AGCTGTAATGATGTGGTACTGGAGAGATTTGGGTCAGAGCTTAAATACGACACGGCCCTCCGTCTGGCTGCCCTGCAAATGTATATTCTAACCATCAACACCAAACAGTCACAGAAAGTTTCCCTGAAGTATATAGA GAAGGAGTGGGGTTTGGCCTTGTTCCTGCCTCCTGCAGTGCTTTCCAGCATGAAAGAGAAGAACATCAAAAAAGCCCTTACTCACATCCTTAAAACCAACCAGAACCTAGTGCCACCTGGTAAAAAG CTGACTGCTTTGCAGGCAAAGGTGCATTATCTGAAGTATCTCAGTGACTTAAGACTGTATGGAGGACGAGTGTTTAAATCAACACTAGTT CAAGGCGAGAAGCACACTGAAGTGACTTTGCTGGTGGGCCCAAGATACGGCATTAGTCACGTGATTAACACCAAAACTAACCTGGTGGCACTTCTGGCTGATTTCAGTCATGTCAATCGCATTGAGATGTATACAGAGGACGAGAACAGAGTTAGAGTTGAACTTCACGTCCTGGATGTAAAG CCCATCACTCTCTTAATGGAGTCTGTTGATGCAATGAATCTGGCCTGTTTGACTGCTGGCTACTATAGATTACTGGTGGACTCCAGGCGCTCCATCTTCAATGTGGCCAAAAACACAGAAA GCCACGCAGCACGAGTAAAGCAGAACTACCAGAGCATTGAGTGCACATATAGCACACCCCATAAGGGATGTGAAGACAGAAGCATACAGCGTTGTAGTCAAGATTATTCTGACCAAGAATGTGAATACCTTGACCATGGCAGATGTGAAGGCCAACCAGTTTATGTTACTGAGATCCACCAACCCCAGCACACAGTCCACATGGCAGAAAGGGTGGAGTGCTGCAGAGCCCCTTGCTCCCAAACTTACCTCAATGTTCCAAGGCCCAGACCCCAAGAATCCTCCAGGAGTGCAAAGGTCTCCTTTATATTTGGAGATCCTCCCTTGGACAGTGTAAACCCTCAAAATCTGGGTTACCAGAGACTCATGGATGAAAGCCCAGAGATTCTAGACAATCACAGTTCCATGTACAGGCGTCTTGAGGACGACTATAGGATGATGGATGCCATAGAAGATGGGGATGGGTATCCGTACGCCACAAAAATCTTTGGCCCTGCTGAGTGCATcgaggagccgctgctgcaTGATATCTGTTATGCAGAGACAACAGATGaggcagaggatgaggatgacatAAGCTGTGAGGAGGACATGGTGATGAGTGACATTGACAAGCCTATGTTGCTCTCGCTCTCTGGGTCCAGTGATGACATCATAGACTTgacctcccttcctcctccaccagaggGTAACGATGAGGAGGACAATGATGTTCTGCTGCACTCTCTTAACTTGGCCatagctgctcctcctcctggcttcagGGACAGCTccgatgaggaggagcagcagggggcaggaCCTCGGGCCCAGGGGGTTCGCAATGACATCCCAGTGTCTCTTATTGACTCCGTGCCCACCCACCGGGCGGAGGGCCACGGGGAGCCTCTGGACGATGCAGTGGTGTCCACCTTACAGGCACTCGAAGCCCTCGCTGCATCGGAGGAACAAAGTCCGGCACAGTCAGAGAGTAGCACAG GTGTAGAGTTATCGCGAGCATTTAGTCCCGACTCCTCAGATTCTGGCAACGAGACAAACTCTTCTGAGATGACAGAGAGTTCAGAACTGGCTTGCGCACAGAGACACTCAGAAAACCTGAGGATGTACGTAGCCATGACAGAGGGATACCATGCCATGAACGAGGAAAAGACAGAGGTGGCTGCATCTAGAAATGGGGGAGCGAGAGCTATGCCATACAACCCCCAGGAGCATCAGGAGGAGACAAAGTCgtctgctgccacctcctcccAGATGTTTCACTCAGACGGTGGTgagatggagccagagactATGGAAATAAAATCAGTGAGTGAGTTCTTCACTAAGTTGCACATGGGTTCAGTGATGAACAGACAGAGGGGAAAACAGAAGGAAGCAGAGGGCAAAAGCCAAGGAGATGCCTGTGAATCCTCTGACAGGTCCCAAGTAATTGCTCAAGACACCACCAAAGAGGACCCCCCTCATCTGGTTGGGAAGTACAATGCTTTCACTGTGAGAGATTCCTATTACATGAATCAGCTCGATCTGGGGCGAACTCACTATAAAGACCGGCATCAAAAATGGCAGCAGAGAGCGGCTGGAAACAAAATGGCAGAGAATCTCTCTGCAGAATGTGTGAATGAGTCACAGGCTTCCCACGCAGACAGGTTGACACtaaagggagagaaaaaggacTCTGATGAAAGGAGCCAACAGTTAAATGCCCAATTCCGCTCGCCGTCTAAAGCACCCATCCCCGCAGAGGGCGACGCCGCTTCACAGGATAATGAGCAGCCCCAAATGAAGATTCCACAATCCGAGCACGATGTCACACGCTTATACGACTACCATGTAAGCAAGCGCATGTCATCGATACAGAGCGAAGGCGTTCATTCTCTGCAGAGTTCACAGTGTTCCTCCATCGATGCCGGTTGtagcacaggcagcagcagctgtgtcacGCCCATGGATTCTCCCCTGTGTGCCACAGATAATATGCATGTACTGTCCGAGTCCTCACTCAGAGGCCTCGGTTATGTAACTGCTGAGGAGAAATCTTACGGGGCACCGGGCCAAGCGAAAGCTGCCCATCCCATGGACCCCACCCTGCTGAGGAAGATTCACGCAGCTACCAGCGCCGAGCCTGGCTTCACGATCCCACGGGATGGCAGCCACAGGATgcccaaaataaaagaaacgaCAGGTAAAACTAAACA TGTAGCTTGCACACAGCTGAAGAAGGTTGAAAAAGAGTCATCTTTAGCTCTCTATAATGAGACCAGTACCACCACCACAACCATGTCACCTTCATCCTTACGAAGTAGCACAGAGCCCAGTAGGCTAACACTGGCCTGCTCTGAGACCGACCCACACGCCCTGGCTTTCCCGTCAAGTGGATCATCATGTGAACCTACAACCGGCAGCCTCAGGAAGCCACACAGGGTCCGGATGctcagaaggagctggagcacCACGATGCCAGGTTCCAGGAGCTTAGAAGCACTAATAGAGAAAACCAAAGCCACACTTACAGGAAGGAGCAGTGGTCAGAATTTGCAGTCTCATGATGAGCCAGAATCGCAGAGGGAATACTCTATCAAATCCTTGCCCAAGAGCTTGTCCCAGGGTTTACTAAGCTCTAATTCATCTGCTGAAGAGCTACTGAGAGGAGCCTCCGCATTGCTTCCAGAGCCAGCGGTACCAAAGTTGGCTGTGCGGAGGTGCCACAGGCCGTTCAGTCATTGCTTCCAcaggagaaagacaaacacagatggTGATAATGACGGCAGAGATATGCCCTCACACACATTGTTCTCTGTCAGCACTGTTTCATTCTGTCCAATGGAAAGGCAGAAAGCTGACTGTAAAGTAAAAATGACCACTGATGTGAATGACTCCAGCCTCAAAGCAAGGCTAGACCATGTAAATTCGATGAAGGGAAAAACATACAGCCTCCACACAGGGTTTGCACTTGCACAGAAGGATGCTTTAGAGATAGTCGACGTGCTGCGTTCCAGCGTTGGGCGCTTGGCCAGGCgcgagaggtcagaggtcaacaagGGTGACATGGAAACGTTCTCTCAGCTGCTTTTGATGCAGGCCAAACTACTAAGCAACTCCTGCAGTCAGATGGCCGTGGAGTACAGCAGCCCCGAGGAGTTGCTGCTTACTCTGACGCACAGCTTTCACACGCTCTGCTGCTTAACACAAGCCTGCATGTCATTAATGGAAGGCCTGAGCACTGACAGAGAGCGGCGCAAACTGGTGGCCAAGGTGGATGAGATCGTCATGAACTACGTGTGTCTACTGAAAGCGGCCgaggcagctgcaggaagctccCCTAGTGACCAAAGTGTGAATGCATTGACACATCACTCGGCCACCATTTCTACTATTACAAGCTCACTAACTCACTCACTGAAAACATTGCTCACCAAATAA